In Arachis hypogaea cultivar Tifrunner chromosome 17, arahy.Tifrunner.gnm2.J5K5, whole genome shotgun sequence, a single window of DNA contains:
- the LOC140181080 gene encoding uncharacterized protein: MVTDAASLSMRTCEVETTDDVRGSPPSDSTKPSVSVLESCENSIDGKVDPSTDGLLDSSSAADESLISTSSASCTEGVMLLWEQAVEKGSALVLDERSLDADNVYQTAVAFAKSAPPGPVFSRSRKVRVQNNDEQEDSTFEKKEVTTVVIEGKNGEHSKEFRNSKKRL; this comes from the coding sequence ATGGTTACCGACGCTGCTTCACTTTCTATGAGAACCTGTGAAGTTGAAACCACAGATGATGTCAGGGGTTCTCCACCTTCTGATAGCACAAAACCAAGTGTTTCTGTGCTGGAAAGTTGTGAGAATTCTATTGATGGCAAGGTAGATCCTTCTACAGATGGGTTGCTAGATAGTTCAAGTGCAGCTGATGAAAGTTTAATTTCAACATCATCTGCATCTTGCACAGAAGGAGTTATGTTACTGTGGGAGCAAGCTGTTGAGAAAGGTAGTGCACTTGTTTTAGATGAAAGATCTTTGGATGCTGACAATGTTTATCAAACCGCAGTGGCTTTTGCCAAATCAGCTCCCCCAGGGCCTGTTTTTAGCCGATCTAGAAAGGTTAGGGTTCAAAATAATGACGAGCAAGAAGATTCAACTTTTGAGAAAAAAGAAGTTACCACTGTTGTAATTGAAGGTAAAAATGGAGAACACTCGAAAGAGTTCCGAAATTCGAAGAAAAGACTTTGA